ATGTTACACTCTATTTATGGGAGCaaaagttgagtgctaaactttagcacataTATTAGCACTCATACATCCTAAAAGTCACTGCTACAAAAATCTTTATCGAGGCGGGCAAAAAGCATTAAACGAGGCAATTTCTGCAACTGCCTCGGAGCCAACGTCACGGTTAATCGTGGCATTAACCGAGACGGCTTTGCTGACCGCTtcaattaataaaaaaataaaaagaaaaagaaaaggcccGCTCTGCCCATCGccaccccgccggccgccggatctggcctcgtcgtccgcccgccgccgcgcctacCGCTGTTGTGCCCGCCACCCGCCACCGCGGGCCCGCCTCAGCTTCCCGCCTCTGCCACCGATGTCGTGCACCGCCGCGGTCCCACtccggggagagggaggggccagCGTGCTCGGGGAGAGGGTGGTCGGGCCGGCGTGCTCAGGGAGGGAGGgatggaggggaggggagggaggaagcGGTGCGctcagggaggggagggagagcggCGCGATGGGCTGAGGGTGAGGGAGAGAAGTGAGAGAGCTGAAACCCTAAGTCACCGTATATATATTCATTGGGGGATATCGGATTGATATGAGCTGTCTAGGCTTTGAGATGGGCCAGTATTTTCCGATGCGGGCTTTATAGTGTGTCCGCCTTGGTTAATGTCTATTAACTGAGGCAGACATTTTAAGTCGCTTGCCTATGTTAATCGATTTTGTGAGGCATTTTTTGTAACCGTTTATGTTAATTgcaggcattaaccgaggcagttaaAGATTGTGCCCGCCTCCGAGGCTAATTTTAAATGTCGCAGTTAATGTTTTTTAGTTGTGAGTTTAGCTAAATTTAGCCCATCCCATTAGCATTTGGATCCAAATAGGATCTAACTGTAGATCGAAGCGCACGCGCGATGTCAGCTTGAAACGCTTGCTAGTAATCAAACGTTGTGTCGTTAGCTAGCCAGCATTAGCATAGCCGCCGGTCGTTGTTAGTACAGTTTCTGGATGGATCTATCGATTCACACGCGATCGTTTTCCTTGTCGTTTTTGCCTGGATCCAGTTGCGATGGGAGCAAGCCACCAACTGCTAGCTCCAGGGCTCCAGCCAAGACGCGTGCTCGGATCGACGTCGACCGGCTGACAGGTCGCCCAAGCTATAGGCAGCATGATGCCTGATGCCCCTGGATCAATATCGGCGCGCGCGACGCCAAGTTGATCGATGTCCCCTGCGTGTCTCGTCCCAATTTCTGAACAAGTGAACCAGCAATAATGCAACGTACCTGATGAAGGTGAGCTCGCAGCCGTCCTGCACGATCAACGGAAACTTGTTTATTTCGTCCTTAACTGATCAGTGCACAACTAGCTAGAGATGCGCACATCCGAGTATACTAGGAAAGATGTCTACTACTATTAAATGGACAGTGTCCACATCGCTCCCCCGTGGCTCGCAGTTGTTTGGTTTGAGGgactaaattttagtttatgtcacatcaaagagaattttaatatttaaaagtattaaataaagattaattataaaactaattgtagaaccctggggctaaactgtgagacgaatctaatgaagtatattaatctataattagaggatggttattgtagcatcactgtagcaaattatgaattaattagaatcgttagattcatctcgcgaattagcactcagctgtcaaaaaaattataaacagaatttatttaatacttcaaaatagtaagattctttttataTGACAGGGACTAAAGAAAAGTCTTAGGCCGCCTGCCCCCAATCAGCATGCAccgttcaaaattcaaaatgctcccaaatccTTTCAACCAGTGCGGAGCCGCAGAACATCTTCCCCTCGGACTTAGATTTTCCTTTAGTTTAATGTTGCTTCTTTCGACAAGTTTGCTTGCAGGTTGCGCTGCGGACAAAAGTGAGCTCATCTGCCTATTCGTTAATGGACAGGTTCGACTCCTTGTCATTCGTTGGAGCCAGCCAGGATATTCGTAATTATTACGGACTTCATATTTAATTATCTAGAAGATATTGAATCCACAGCTATTTTAGCATTGCGTGTGTATGCAGAATTATGCAGAGTCAACAGAGCAACTGCAATAATTGGGGCTAAACAACTGTATGTAGAACGTTAATTCTTCTCAAAGTAAGATAGCTGTTCTGATTTGCTGTTGTCGCTTTATTGAGTACCtgtgtttttcttttaattCCCTCTGTTCACGCCATAGATCTCAGTTTATTACAATCGAGTGCCTGCAACTTCAGTAGGTTTCAAATTCCGCCCTCACAAGAGAAATAAtttgtagcctagtggttacaaaGAGCTTCGGTAGCACTCTCACTCGGAGCGAATACTCTACGATTTAATGTCGTTatgctttcagtggtaggcgatgttTTTGTTGCAGTGAGGCGCctatggtgacttcgtcaatcatGAAGAtatgccggctcagtcttcgaagatactCGTAGGAGTAAAATTTGCGTACATACGTTCATAGGGGTGAGTATGCGTGCGttatgagtgtctgagttgtactatgAAAtcgtaaaaaaaaatctagcctATCATGATCTGACCCATGGATAAGGCACCCTTCCATTCAACATGGATCACTATAATTTCATTTCATGTGGAATAAATTGCTAAACATGATGCAATGTTAATGCGCGCGCAagacggagagagagagaaaaatggTTTGCGACACCTTTTATGGTGTGGTGCTTACAGCTACATGGTATCTAAGCAATGTTGGAATGCTTCGGTAACAATAAGGAATGGACAATTTTGGTGAGACCGTAACATGAAAACCGTGATATTACCTAATCCATGGTGTATATACAAAACTCAATCTTGTCAACTCCTGCCCCACACCCACCCACGCGGGCCCCTTGGATCCTAGGTCTCTCCACCTTCAAGTCTATAAAAGCAGCACAAGGTAACCGTTCATGAAACAAGCACAAGTTTGGAGCCCAACAAATGGCTCTTGAAACTGATAAACAGGATCCTAGTGGCAAAAAAGGAGTTGGTGGATTTCTCCAGCGTCATGACTCATTCTATGGAGATGCAGAAAAAGTGTCCAGCGCACAGCATCATGGATCTCAGGTCCGCTTCTCATAAGTCataatcatatatatatatatatatatatatatatatatatatatatatatatatatatatatatatatatggcctTTGTTCATATCTTCAGTGAGTAGCAGGATTGAGCTTTCACCAAATATTTTAAGAAGATAATAAGTTTTCATCCATTTGTTTAAAACAAGAGAGAAGAACAAGTATGCAAGAGCATCACATTTTTCCTCAAAAAAATATATGCAACTGTATCACTTGTACCAAAAAATTTAACTTCATGCTCAGTCCTAATTTCAGTTCAATGAAAGAGTTTGTTGAAACTCTGAAGGAACATCCAAGAGCACCATTATTTGTACTTCCTGTGATAAGAAGATATAAATCCTTTCATTGTCAAGGAAACACAGTAATTCTGTCAAACAAATGAGCAATTATTTGGACTTGACAATAATTAACAATATGTTTACATATACCATGCACCATGCAAAACAGGATATTTGGATTCGAACACTGCGTTTAGCATTCCAGTGCATTGGAGTCATATACGGTGACATCGGGACATCACCGCTCTATGTGTATGCAAGCACCTTTCCAAGTGGCATCAGCAATGTTGATGACCTTTACGGAGTCCTGTCACTTATACTTTACAGCATTATTCTTCTACCTATGATAAAGTACGTGTTCATTGTGCTGTATGCAAATGATAATGGGGATGGTAGGTTTTCATTCCAAAAGTTATCTGGACTCAAGAAACTCCTATATTGCAACACAATTGTAGTCTAAAGTATAAAAAGCTAACAAATGACTTTTCTCATTAAACTTCATTTTCCCTTGATTCATAACATCATGAAATGGACAAATAGTTGTGTAGAAGAAAATGATACGAGCACCATTTTTATGATAGACCAATGAAACATTACACTACATAACAGCTGGCTTCACTAGGAATTAGGAACCCATTGCATGCATGCCTGGTTAAAAAGATGTCAGTTATGGTCTCTTAGAATAGCTAATATGCAGATTCCTTATCCTCTTacaataaaaataaatacaattgtaGGGGGCACGTTTGCACTTTATTCATTGATATCACGCTACGCCAAAGTGAGTTTGATTCCAAATCAGCAAGCTGAAGATGCAATGGTCTCAAGCTATTGTCTGGATACAGTATCAGCCCCTATGAGGAGGGCTCAGTTGATGAAGAAAAGTCTGGAAAATAGTAAGGTGGCTAAAGTTGCAATTTTTCTCCTTACGATACTGGGCACCTCAATGGTTATCAGTGATGGTGCTTTAACCCCAGCAATATCTGGTAACTAACAGAAATCCAAGTATATTACTTCTGGCTGTACTTATAGCTTTCATTTTTATGTCCCTTTTATTTATCAGTGCGTCCACATAATAGCAGTAATATACATGAAATTACATAATTAGTAAATAATAATCAATAAACAATGGTCAATAATAATCTACTATCATAAACATTTACAGAactgtattatatatatagtagcAATGGTTTTTATCAAACAAGACTTGAACATTGACATTATACCTGTGGTTTGTATTCATTAGTGAAATATTATTTATAGTACTTGTGATAGTGGTATGACAGTTTATGGTTTGAGGATTTGTTTCAGTGCTCTCTGCAGTGAGTGGTCTCCAAGAGAAAGCACCGCAACTCAAACAAGGTAAGAACTATTTGAGTTTAGTTATAAATAACAAAACAAAGTTGCAACACACAGCTTGCAAATGTTTGTAATAATCATAGTGCATCTCAATTTGAAAAGAAACTACCTAAATGTACATGAATGGGATGCCGTTTTAATGAAGCACATCACTCAGTAAGTGTAGGATGAACAAATGCATCTGGCACTATCCTGCCTTTTGTTTGTGCACCCAACTTGGAAGTCTTTCTCAATTTGTGGGAACTACAATTTCACTTATTTTGCATACTCGACATCTTTCCATAGGATCTCAATCACTACCGGCTCATTGCAACTGGAGGTGTTAGTTATAAGCCCTTTTCCACCCTTGCTACACCTCAGTTTCCTTCATAGTATTGAGTTGCTTGCACtaaccaattcaacccaaaagcttatgCTTGATAGGAAGAGGTGGGCAaattcacttatacttcaacactccccctcacgtgTAGGCTCCCCCAGGCCTCAAACGTGAAAATTAGAAGTCGGGTGCAATTAATTTATTTAATCGCACTCACCAGGATTAgaactcgagacctctggctttgataccatattgagttgcatggaccaaccaattcaacccaaaagctgataggaggaggagggcaaTTCACTTATTATACTTCAACACATAGGACCACCAAATGCCTTCCACACTCATGCTGCATTGTTTGGTAAATGAAACTAAACACAATACTCATACCTAATCCTCTAAAAGAACTAAACAATTATGGACAACAGAATAACCACAAATAATATCTTACTGATCCCGGATTCAAAAAATATACTTTTGCTCTGAAGGTTGCCTACTGAAATTGCTCATAACTCATATGATTATTGAAACAAGCAAGAGGTACTAAAATATTTTGTAAGTCATGTACTCTTTGCATGTCGTGCTCGAATATTTATGTCCATGTCACAGGCTGAACAATGTGGTGGAAACATGGTTCACAATAAAAAAAACAGTTCCTAATCTATATTTCTACTCTTCTTGAGCAGGTCAAATAGTATTGATCTCTGTGTTCATTCTAGTTGTGCTGTTCTCTGTTCAGCGGTTTGGGACAGACAGAGTTGGCTACTCTTTTGCACCCATTATTCTGCTCTGGTTCCTCTGCATCGGTGGTATTGGGTTCTACAATTTAATCAAATACGATGTGGGCGTTCTGAGAGCCTTTTATCCAAAATATATTGTAGACTACTTTAAAAGAAATGGAAAGGAAGCTTGGATCTCCCTTGGGGGCATCCTCCTATGCTTTACAGGTGCTTTTACAATGTTGAAAATAATATCTCAATACAAGTACTTAGAACGCAGATTctcaatacaaaatatatttggcACAAAACAGGTACTGAAGCCATGTTTGCCGATCTTGGTCATTTCAATGTAAGGGCGGTTCAGGTACATATATCATCTTTTTGAGATATCAGGGATGTATATGAAGGATGTGAGGTTAATGTTTCCTTTACACAATATAAACAGCAACCAATTCATCCTATTTTCAGATTAGCTTTAGCTTCACTCTGTTCCCGGCGGTGTCCCTAGCTTATATTGGGCAAGCTGCATTCCTACGTAAACACCCTGAGCATGTTCTTGATACTTTCTACAGATCTATTCCAGGTAAGCTATTCAGGATGATGAATATGATGCTTCTTAATTTTCGAACTTTGTGGTCCTCCAAAAAAAAGCATTGTTGAATCAAGCACAACTATTCATTGATTGCAGGACCATTGTTTTGGCCAACCTTCATaattgctgttgctgctgcaatCATTGCAAGTCAGGCTATGATATCTGGTGCATTTTCGATAATTCAGCAGTCACAAACATTGGGCTGCTTTCCTAGGGTCAAAGTGCTACACACCTCAAAATCGTATGAGGGGCAGGTGTACATTCCAGAAGTGAACTTTGTTCTTGGGTTGCTTTGTGTGATAATAACGCTCGCATTCCGGACAACAACTAATATTGGCAATGCGTATGGTAAGACTAATCTAACTTAATGTATACACTAGTAAAGCTGGTATGGCTCATAGGTTCTACCGTTCTAGAATCAATGATGTATCCAAATTCCAGAAGCTATTTAGACAAAAAGCACAAGTGATTATTAGCTAGGGATGGTAGAGCCTGGAGGACTGATGTTGTTTAGATACAAACAGAAAATGTTTGACCCCTTCCATGATTTCTTAATTTCTATTCCTTTTTTACATTCAAGTAATAACACAACACTAGTATATGTTTATGCAAATTATAGATATGGTTTTCCATAagaacaagaaatgcataatcaTCAAAGAAGTAACACGATAGTCTGTTAACTTCTAATAACCAGACAGCCAGCAGGGGCCTGTAACAGTTCACATATTTTCATTATATCTTTGTATCTCATCATTAACTTTTTGAGAAAACCTGACAAGGAGTTTGCCCTGTGCAGGAATTTGTGTTACTTCTGTGATGATTATTACAACTATTCTGTtggttattgtgatgcttctcgtATGGAGGGTGAGCATTTGGCTGATTATACCATTCTGCCTGGTATTTGGGATCATAGAGTTTGTCTATCTTTCTTCAGTTCTCTACAAATTTAAAGAGGGAGGGTACCTGCCTATTGTGATTGCAACATTTCTGGTGATAATGATGGGCGTGTGGCACTATGTGCATGTAAAGAAATACTGGTATGAGCTCGAGCACCTAGTTACAAATGAAGCCATGAGACAATTGATTCAGACACACGATGTGAAAAGAATTTCTGGTGTAGGCTTCCTCTATACAGAACTAGTCCAGGGAATCTCGCCCATATTTCCCCACCTCATTGAGAAAATTCCCTTTGTGCATTCAGTACTAATGTTTGTTTCGATCAAACACCTTCCAATCCCTCATGTGGAAGTCTCGGAGCGCTTCCTCTTCAGAAATGTTGAGTCCAAAACTTCCAGAATGTTCCGGTGTGTGGCACGCTATGGATACAGCGACACACTAGAAGATGCCAAGGAATTTGCTGCTTCCCTTATTGAAGGACTGCAGTCATATATTGAAGAGGGGCATTTTATCACAGACATGCAAATTCAAGAAACTGAGTCTCAGACAGCCTCCACTGGAGATGGTAACGCAAGACCTCGTAAAGCAGGTAGCTCCACGGTGTACATTGAAGAGGTATTGACTACAAGTGAAACTACAGGTCTCACCCAACCTCGCATAAGCAGCTACTCAGCACACTCATCTGGAAGGATCAGCGAAGAGCAAACCCGCACAATTGCAGAAGAAAAGGAATTTATTCAGAGGGAGCTGCAGAAAGGAGTTGTCTACATCCTGGGGGAGACAGAAATAAAGGCAGGGCCTAATTCTTCATTTGTCAAGAAGGTCGTTGTCAACTACATGTACTCCTTCCTGAGGAAGAACTTCAGGCAAGGGGAGAAGGCCTTCGCAATCCCAAGGCAGCAGGTGCTCAAAGTTGGAATGGTATATGAAATCTAAGCAAAAACCCTCGAAAGTGACTACAGCTGCAGCGGTTTCTCCTGATCGATGTGTTGGCCTGGACCTTTACAGGTTTGTGTTCGATTTTGTTTCTTAAGCACGTTTTGCACTTCCTTGGAAGGCAGTAGTGTTCTTGACGATTTGATTTCAGTGTGAAAGTTTAAGCTTGTGATGTTGATACGAAACTCTGTAT
This sequence is a window from Panicum virgatum strain AP13 chromosome 7K, P.virgatum_v5, whole genome shotgun sequence. Protein-coding genes within it:
- the LOC120640836 gene encoding potassium transporter 19-like — protein: MALETDKQDPSGKKGVGGFLQRHDSFYGDAEKVSSAQHHGSQDIWIRTLRLAFQCIGVIYGDIGTSPLYVYASTFPSGISNVDDLYGVLSLILYSIILLPMIKYVFIVLYANDNGDGGTFALYSLISRYAKVSLIPNQQAEDAMVSSYCLDTVSAPMRRAQLMKKSLENSKVAKVAIFLLTILGTSMVISDGALTPAISVLSAVSGLQEKAPQLKQGQIVLISVFILVVLFSVQRFGTDRVGYSFAPIILLWFLCIGGIGFYNLIKYDVGVLRAFYPKYIVDYFKRNGKEAWISLGGILLCFTGTEAMFADLGHFNVRAVQISFSFTLFPAVSLAYIGQAAFLRKHPEHVLDTFYRSIPGPLFWPTFIIAVAAAIIASQAMISGAFSIIQQSQTLGCFPRVKVLHTSKSYEGQVYIPEVNFVLGLLCVIITLAFRTTTNIGNAYGICVTSVMIITTILLVIVMLLVWRVSIWLIIPFCLVFGIIEFVYLSSVLYKFKEGGYLPIVIATFLVIMMGVWHYVHVKKYWYELEHLVTNEAMRQLIQTHDVKRISGVGFLYTELVQGISPIFPHLIEKIPFVHSVLMFVSIKHLPIPHVEVSERFLFRNVESKTSRMFRCVARYGYSDTLEDAKEFAASLIEGLQSYIEEGHFITDMQIQETESQTASTGDGNARPRKAGSSTVYIEEVLTTSETTGLTQPRISSYSAHSSGRISEEQTRTIAEEKEFIQRELQKGVVYILGETEIKAGPNSSFVKKVVVNYMYSFLRKNFRQGEKAFAIPRQQVLKVGMVYEI